In one Saccharibacillus brassicae genomic region, the following are encoded:
- a CDS encoding undecaprenyl-phosphate glucose phosphotransferase, producing the protein MLRKNQQFLTQVYMVADMAVIQASFLLAWWLRFESGLFGFVYPIPIKYYLVWSLVYGAIALLTGLISGLYSPKRRKRFADDFIRVVQTHVIGFFLLLGTMYFAKEINISRSYLFLYMALSVVLIVLYRYVVKQVLRTMRRRGYNKQYMLIVGAGALGRRFYLNLQHHPELGYDVVGFLDDELDWKKGQTEYPEVLGKLDDLQAMLDRFRIIDEVILAMPYGHSDRYPELMEICERAGVHTMIVPDYYDFLPTRPVFDNFAGMPLINVREVPLDLAANRFFKRLFDVVFAAIAVILTSPIMLAVAIGVKLTSPGPVIFKQERVGFNRRTFQMYKFRSMQAQVSDDEDTGWTTENDPRRTKFGTFIRRTSLDELPQFFNVLLGQMSVVGPRPERPHYVELFRERIPNYMLKHHVHPGITGYAQCAGLRGDTSIEKRIEYDLFYIENWTLLFDIRLVFITVYKMLTDRNAY; encoded by the coding sequence ATGCTCCGCAAAAATCAGCAATTTCTGACCCAGGTCTACATGGTCGCCGACATGGCGGTCATTCAGGCGTCGTTTCTGCTTGCCTGGTGGCTGCGGTTCGAGAGCGGGTTGTTCGGCTTCGTCTATCCGATTCCGATCAAGTATTACCTCGTCTGGAGTCTCGTGTACGGCGCGATCGCGCTGCTCACCGGGCTGATCAGCGGCCTGTATTCGCCCAAGCGGCGCAAACGGTTCGCGGACGATTTCATCCGGGTCGTGCAGACGCATGTCATCGGTTTTTTCCTGCTGCTCGGCACGATGTATTTTGCCAAAGAAATCAATATTTCGCGTTCCTACTTATTCCTCTACATGGCGCTGAGCGTCGTACTTATCGTGCTGTATCGCTATGTCGTCAAGCAGGTGCTGCGAACGATGCGGCGCCGCGGCTATAACAAGCAGTACATGCTGATCGTGGGCGCGGGAGCGCTCGGTCGGCGGTTCTATCTGAATCTTCAGCATCATCCGGAACTCGGGTACGACGTGGTCGGGTTTCTGGACGACGAGCTGGATTGGAAAAAAGGGCAGACCGAATACCCCGAAGTGCTCGGCAAACTGGACGATTTGCAGGCGATGCTCGATCGCTTCCGCATTATTGACGAAGTCATTCTGGCGATGCCGTACGGCCATTCGGACCGGTATCCGGAACTGATGGAGATCTGCGAGCGGGCCGGCGTACATACGATGATCGTTCCGGACTACTACGACTTTTTGCCGACCCGTCCCGTGTTCGACAATTTTGCCGGCATGCCGCTGATCAACGTGCGCGAAGTGCCGCTCGATCTGGCCGCCAACCGCTTTTTCAAAAGGCTGTTCGACGTTGTGTTCGCGGCAATCGCGGTCATCCTGACGTCGCCGATCATGCTGGCGGTGGCGATCGGAGTGAAGCTGACTTCGCCCGGGCCGGTCATTTTCAAGCAGGAGCGGGTCGGGTTCAACCGGCGGACTTTTCAGATGTACAAGTTCCGCTCGATGCAGGCTCAGGTATCCGATGACGAAGATACGGGCTGGACGACGGAGAACGATCCGCGCCGCACCAAATTCGGCACGTTCATCCGCCGCACCAGCCTGGACGAGCTGCCGCAGTTTTTCAACGTGCTGCTGGGACAGATGAGCGTCGTCGGACCCCGGCCGGAACGGCCGCATTACGTGGAGTTGTTCCGCGAACGGATCCCGAATTACATGCTGAAGCATCACGTGCATCCCGGCATTACCGGATACGCCCAGTGCGCCGGGCTGCGGGGCGACACGTCGATCGAGAAGCGGATCGAATACGATTTGTTTTATATCGAGAACTGGACGCTTCTGTTCGACATTCGGCTCGTGTTCATTACGGTGTACAAGATGCTGACGGATCGGAATGCTTATTAA
- a CDS encoding glycosyltransferase family 2 protein, protein MDVSILILNYNTCQLTTDCIRSVFASQTRYRYEIILIDNNSSDNSVEVLSRTFPSIPLIANRENVGFAKANNQGMKIAKGRYVLLLNSDTVIQSDTLQTMVTYMDENPHAGAAGCKVLLADGSLDKTCKRGLPTPSASFYYMFGVSKMFPDKPKYNQYQLSYLDPDEEHAVDCLVGAFMLVRAEAIREVGMLDENFFMYGEDLDWCYRIKQAGWAILYYPRTFILHYKGASSKRRPVKLLYEFHRAMILFYRKHYREKYAWPVNGFIYTGIGVKFAMTLVRNRLRPVKDTQAPPPGGGESSALPGRGEACSAKISNF, encoded by the coding sequence ATGGACGTAAGTATACTGATTCTCAACTATAATACGTGCCAGCTGACGACAGACTGCATCCGTTCGGTGTTTGCTTCGCAAACCCGCTACCGCTACGAAATCATTCTGATCGACAACAACTCGTCCGATAACTCGGTCGAGGTCCTGTCGCGTACTTTCCCTTCTATCCCGCTTATTGCCAATCGCGAGAATGTCGGGTTTGCCAAAGCCAACAATCAGGGCATGAAGATCGCCAAAGGCCGCTACGTGCTGCTGCTCAATTCGGATACGGTCATTCAGTCCGATACGCTGCAAACGATGGTGACTTACATGGACGAGAATCCGCACGCGGGCGCGGCAGGCTGCAAAGTGCTGCTGGCCGACGGATCGCTCGACAAGACTTGCAAGCGGGGGCTGCCGACGCCGTCCGCTTCGTTCTACTACATGTTCGGCGTGTCCAAGATGTTCCCGGACAAGCCGAAGTACAACCAGTACCAGCTAAGCTACCTGGACCCGGACGAAGAGCACGCGGTAGACTGCCTCGTCGGAGCTTTCATGCTCGTGCGCGCGGAAGCGATTCGGGAAGTCGGCATGCTGGACGAGAACTTTTTCATGTACGGCGAAGACCTGGACTGGTGCTACCGCATCAAGCAGGCCGGTTGGGCGATCCTGTATTATCCGCGGACGTTCATCCTGCATTACAAAGGCGCCAGCAGCAAGCGTCGGCCGGTCAAGCTGCTGTACGAGTTCCATCGGGCGATGATCTTGTTCTACCGCAAACATTACCGGGAAAAATACGCCTGGCCGGTCAACGGATTCATTTACACGGGGATCGGAGTGAAGTTTGCGATGACGCTCGTGCGCAACCGGCTGCGTCCGGTCAAGGATACGCAGGCTCCGCCTCCGGGCGGGGGAGAAAGTTCGGCTCTGCCGGGTCGAGGTGAAGCATGCTCCGCAAAAATCAGCAATTTCTGA
- a CDS encoding glycosyltransferase family 2 protein, which yields MNRVEVLLSAYNGESYIQAQLNSLSGQGHGGWSLRVRDDGSSDATAAIVERYRTSESHDIVLEKGENIGVIPSFFELIRQADETADYFCFCDQDDVWLPDKMERAAGRLSDVKAGVPAMVFTSTQLADADLNPLGQWPERPQREPAFYNALVQNIAVGATVTFNRAALQLIREHMPQTDKVLMHDWWLYLCVSAFGEAIYDPQPSILYRQHGGNAVGGEVSALGKLKKKWGSFRKHRGAHKLVAQAREFHRLYGGQLGDSEKLRQLEAFIAPRTTPGQRAAYLRSSKLYRQSALENRLFRLLILSGYI from the coding sequence ATGAACAGAGTCGAAGTACTGCTGTCCGCCTATAACGGGGAGAGCTATATCCAGGCGCAGTTGAACAGTTTGTCCGGGCAGGGGCATGGGGGATGGTCGCTTCGCGTTCGTGACGACGGTTCTTCCGACGCAACGGCCGCGATCGTCGAACGGTATCGGACATCGGAATCCCATGACATCGTTTTGGAAAAAGGCGAGAACATAGGCGTTATCCCGAGCTTTTTCGAACTGATTCGCCAAGCGGATGAGACGGCCGACTACTTCTGCTTCTGCGATCAGGACGACGTCTGGCTGCCGGATAAAATGGAGCGGGCGGCAGGTCGTCTGTCCGATGTGAAGGCCGGCGTTCCGGCGATGGTGTTCACGTCGACGCAGCTGGCCGACGCGGACTTGAATCCGCTGGGACAATGGCCGGAGCGGCCGCAGCGGGAACCCGCTTTTTATAATGCGCTCGTGCAGAACATCGCGGTCGGCGCCACCGTCACGTTCAACCGCGCGGCGCTGCAGCTGATTCGGGAGCATATGCCGCAAACGGACAAAGTGCTCATGCACGACTGGTGGTTGTATCTGTGCGTGTCCGCGTTCGGGGAAGCGATCTACGATCCGCAGCCTTCGATCCTGTATCGGCAGCACGGCGGCAACGCGGTCGGCGGCGAAGTGTCGGCGCTCGGCAAGCTTAAGAAAAAATGGGGCAGCTTCCGCAAGCATCGGGGGGCGCACAAGCTGGTCGCGCAGGCCAGGGAATTTCATCGTCTGTATGGCGGGCAGCTCGGCGATTCCGAGAAGCTGCGGCAGCTGGAAGCCTTTATCGCGCCGCGGACGACTCCGGGGCAGCGCGCGGCTTACCTGAGAAGCTCCAAGCTGTACCGCCAGTCCGCTCTGGAGAACAGGCTGTTTCGCCTGCTGATTCTGAGCGGTTATATTTAA